In the Kribbella sp. NBC_00482 genome, one interval contains:
- the nagZ gene encoding beta-N-acetylhexosaminidase, protein MSDQLDRDAAGSLVVGFTGTTAPDDLRRAVAGGLGAVILFTRNVADAEQVAALTAALRAERPDLIVAIDHEGGEFSHLAPANPWPLASPRLLGDLDDVDLTRAAARDAAATLAALGIDLMLAPSVDVNSNPANPIISTRSFGRTADVVSRHGVAFVEGVHDAGIAACPKHFPGHGDVSVDSHTDLPRVDRSIEEVAAVELAPFRATIAAGADVVMSAHIIFSAYDDQPATLSHRVLTGLLREELGFTGVITTDALEMQAITKNRSIEDAAVASIGAGADLAMIAVGTADPQALTARVADAVRTGTLPAERVADAAARVRTLAASLGQRSRQPGLGGAPIREVAARVVAGQTFPAFGATPYVVDLTQGLHPAWNPYFSGLPEIFTRVAPGAEGVVLRGEHHLTDTGEPQDDAIAKAAKAAQGRPLVIAVQDAGRTPWMREALNHLVQGHPDNVFVLCTGIPEDQSLVPAGTPSATTSGRNVIVLETIAKELTRQV, encoded by the coding sequence ATGAGTGATCAACTGGATCGTGACGCGGCCGGCTCGCTGGTCGTCGGCTTCACCGGGACGACGGCTCCCGACGACCTCCGGCGGGCGGTGGCGGGTGGTCTCGGGGCGGTCATCCTGTTCACCCGCAACGTGGCCGACGCCGAGCAGGTGGCGGCGCTGACGGCCGCCCTGCGGGCCGAGCGGCCGGACCTGATCGTGGCGATCGACCACGAGGGCGGGGAGTTCAGCCACCTCGCGCCGGCGAATCCGTGGCCGCTGGCCTCGCCGCGCCTGCTGGGCGACCTGGACGACGTCGACCTGACCCGCGCCGCGGCCCGGGATGCGGCCGCGACCCTGGCCGCGCTCGGCATCGACCTGATGCTCGCCCCGTCGGTCGACGTGAACAGCAACCCCGCGAACCCGATCATCTCCACGCGCTCGTTCGGCCGCACCGCGGACGTCGTCTCGCGGCACGGCGTCGCGTTCGTCGAGGGCGTCCACGACGCCGGGATCGCCGCCTGCCCGAAGCACTTCCCGGGCCACGGCGACGTCTCGGTCGACTCCCACACCGATCTCCCGCGCGTCGACCGGTCGATCGAGGAGGTCGCGGCCGTCGAGCTCGCACCGTTCCGCGCGACCATCGCCGCCGGCGCCGACGTCGTGATGAGCGCGCACATCATCTTCTCGGCGTACGACGACCAGCCGGCCACGCTCTCGCACCGGGTGCTGACCGGACTGCTGCGCGAGGAGCTCGGCTTCACCGGCGTCATCACCACCGACGCGCTCGAGATGCAGGCGATCACCAAGAACCGTTCGATCGAGGACGCCGCGGTCGCGTCGATCGGTGCCGGCGCGGACCTCGCGATGATCGCGGTCGGTACGGCGGACCCGCAGGCCCTGACCGCCCGCGTGGCCGACGCCGTTCGCACCGGCACGCTCCCCGCCGAGCGGGTCGCCGACGCCGCCGCCCGGGTCCGCACTCTTGCCGCGTCACTCGGGCAGCGCAGCCGGCAGCCGGGCCTCGGCGGCGCCCCGATCCGCGAGGTCGCCGCGCGCGTGGTGGCCGGGCAGACGTTCCCGGCGTTCGGCGCGACGCCGTACGTCGTCGACCTGACGCAGGGGCTGCACCCGGCCTGGAATCCCTACTTCTCCGGTCTGCCCGAGATCTTCACGCGGGTCGCTCCCGGCGCCGAGGGCGTCGTACTCCGCGGCGAGCACCACCTCACTGACACCGGCGAGCCCCAGGACGACGCGATCGCGAAGGCAGCCAAGGCCGCGCAGGGTCGCCCGCTGGTGATCGCTGTCCAGGATGCCGGCCGTACGCCGTGGATGCGCGAGGCCCTCAACCACCTCGTCCAGGGCCACCCCGACAACGTCTTCGTGCTCTGCACCGGCATCCCCGAGGACCAGTCCCTCGTCCCCGCCGGCACCCCGTCCGCCACCACGTCCGGCCGCAACGTCATCGTGCTCGAGACCATCGCCAAGGAGCTGACCCGCCAGGTCTAA
- a CDS encoding ROK family protein, with protein MAKPPTTPPTATPTMLRRVNAGKVLGVLTRARVMTGTGLIEATGLTRATVHAVCNDLISMGWVVELDPGRTSVGRPSRRFEFNSHAGYVLGIDIGAAKTTVLVSDLRGETVAKAGRSAAGVKTPSERTEIVHQTVVEAVDSAGVTDAQILAAGAGVAAPVDRDGNILVDDEFWRRFDTGLAERLTELHGWPVLLENDANLATLGEHWRGEARNVDDLVVLLAGERFGSGLMDSGRLLHGSRGGAGEMVFLKLIEGVGDTHGIARIARENGTAAVADAAVHTSLRDLATDGEVTAEQVFRAAADGDKVAQGILEDIAGRTARVVATLGTLFNPELVVLGGAVAEAAAALLPDLEAHLARYTSTPPRVAVSSLGDAIVSVGAVRHALNHVEQHALDLELGCRPA; from the coding sequence ATGGCGAAACCACCGACAACGCCGCCCACGGCCACGCCGACGATGTTGCGCCGGGTGAACGCGGGCAAAGTACTCGGCGTGCTCACCCGCGCGCGGGTGATGACAGGAACCGGCCTGATCGAGGCCACAGGTCTCACCCGCGCCACCGTGCACGCAGTCTGCAACGACCTGATCTCGATGGGCTGGGTGGTCGAACTCGACCCCGGCCGGACGTCGGTCGGGCGGCCGTCGCGGCGGTTCGAGTTCAACAGCCACGCGGGGTACGTGCTCGGCATCGACATCGGCGCGGCCAAGACGACGGTCCTGGTCTCGGACTTGCGCGGCGAGACGGTGGCGAAGGCCGGGCGGTCGGCCGCAGGCGTGAAGACGCCGAGCGAGCGGACCGAGATCGTGCACCAGACGGTCGTCGAGGCGGTCGACTCCGCGGGCGTGACGGACGCTCAGATCCTCGCGGCCGGCGCCGGAGTCGCGGCACCCGTCGACCGGGACGGGAACATCCTGGTCGACGACGAGTTCTGGCGGCGGTTCGACACCGGGCTCGCGGAGCGGTTGACCGAGCTGCACGGGTGGCCGGTCCTGCTGGAGAACGACGCCAATCTCGCGACGCTCGGGGAGCACTGGCGGGGCGAGGCGCGCAACGTCGACGACCTCGTCGTACTGCTCGCCGGTGAACGGTTCGGGTCGGGGCTGATGGACTCCGGCCGGTTGCTGCACGGCAGCCGCGGCGGCGCCGGCGAGATGGTGTTCCTGAAGCTGATCGAGGGCGTCGGCGACACCCACGGGATCGCCCGGATCGCCCGCGAGAACGGTACGGCGGCGGTCGCGGACGCGGCCGTGCACACGTCGTTGCGGGACCTCGCGACCGACGGCGAAGTGACCGCCGAGCAGGTGTTCCGTGCGGCCGCCGACGGCGACAAGGTTGCCCAAGGCATCCTCGAGGACATCGCCGGCCGGACCGCGCGGGTGGTCGCGACGCTCGGCACCCTGTTCAACCCCGAACTGGTGGTCCTGGGCGGCGCCGTCGCCGAGGCCGCCGCCGCCCTGCTCCCCGACCTCGAAGCCCACCTGGCCCGCTACACCAGCACTCCCCCACGCGTCGCCGTCTCGTCGCTCGGCGACGCAATCGTCTCGGTCGGGGCCGTCCGCCACGCCCTCAACCACGTCGAACAACACGCCCTCGACCTCGAGCTGGGCTGCCGCCCGGCGTGA
- a CDS encoding glycoside hydrolase family 13 protein yields the protein MTSPQTTRTTQTAQADWWRQAVVYQIYPRSFADANGDGVGDLPGIISRVPYLVALGIDAVWLSPFYPSALADGGYDVDDYRNVDPRLGTLEDFDGLVAALHAENIKLIVDIVPNHTSNQHEWFVEALEAAKGHPARDRYIFRDGPDGAPDQPPSDWDSVFGGSAWAQTDDGQWYLHMFAAEQPDLNWQHPEVRADFLDTLKFWSDRGVDGFRVDVAHALVKDLSEPFPSKATLPRQSESNGQHPLWDQDGVHEIYKDWRKLLNTYDPPRSAVAEAFVPAARRARYASADGLGQAFNFDLLQADFEYEKFRKVIEENLALAEEGGSSSTWVFSNHDVVRHATRYGLPRNPKGGWQDGKDWLLSNGTEPTVDVALGLRRARAATLLMLALPGSAYLYQGEELGLQEVGELPAANLQDPAYFRSKGAEKGRDGCRVPLPWTVGGLSFGFGTGGSHLLQPKWFGAYSVEAQQDDVESTLSLYRKALAVRRGLRTGSSLTWIDGTDDVLHFVRSGGWQSVTNFGAAPVELPDAAVVLSSGPLEGEKLPSATTAWLI from the coding sequence GTGACGAGTCCGCAGACGACCCGAACGACCCAAACGGCACAGGCCGACTGGTGGCGGCAGGCCGTCGTCTACCAGATCTACCCCCGCAGCTTCGCTGACGCGAACGGCGACGGTGTCGGTGACCTGCCCGGCATCATCAGTCGTGTCCCGTACCTGGTGGCGCTGGGCATCGACGCGGTCTGGCTGAGCCCCTTCTACCCGTCCGCGCTGGCCGACGGCGGGTACGACGTCGACGACTACCGCAACGTCGACCCGCGGCTCGGGACCCTCGAGGACTTCGACGGCCTGGTCGCGGCGCTGCACGCGGAGAACATCAAGCTGATCGTCGACATCGTGCCGAACCACACGTCGAACCAGCACGAGTGGTTCGTCGAGGCGCTCGAGGCCGCGAAGGGCCACCCGGCCCGCGACCGGTACATCTTCCGCGACGGCCCGGACGGTGCCCCCGACCAGCCGCCATCGGACTGGGACTCGGTGTTTGGCGGCTCCGCCTGGGCGCAGACCGACGACGGCCAGTGGTACCTGCACATGTTCGCCGCCGAGCAGCCGGACCTGAACTGGCAGCACCCGGAGGTACGCGCGGACTTCCTGGACACCCTGAAGTTCTGGTCGGACCGAGGCGTCGACGGCTTCCGCGTCGATGTCGCGCACGCGCTCGTGAAGGACCTGTCCGAGCCGTTCCCGTCGAAGGCCACGCTGCCGCGGCAGTCCGAGTCCAACGGTCAGCACCCGCTCTGGGACCAGGACGGCGTCCACGAGATCTACAAGGACTGGCGCAAGCTGCTGAACACCTACGACCCGCCGCGGTCGGCGGTCGCCGAGGCGTTCGTGCCGGCCGCCCGCCGGGCCCGGTACGCGAGTGCCGACGGGCTCGGGCAGGCGTTCAACTTCGACCTGCTGCAGGCCGACTTCGAGTACGAGAAGTTCCGCAAGGTGATCGAGGAGAACCTCGCGCTCGCCGAGGAGGGCGGCTCGTCGTCGACGTGGGTGTTCTCGAACCACGACGTCGTCCGGCACGCCACCCGATACGGCCTGCCGCGGAACCCGAAGGGCGGCTGGCAGGACGGCAAGGACTGGCTGCTGAGCAACGGCACCGAGCCGACCGTCGACGTCGCGCTCGGTCTGCGCCGCGCACGTGCCGCGACCCTGTTGATGCTGGCGTTGCCGGGTTCGGCGTACCTCTACCAGGGTGAGGAGCTCGGTCTGCAAGAGGTCGGCGAGCTGCCGGCCGCGAACCTGCAGGACCCGGCGTACTTCCGCTCGAAGGGTGCCGAGAAGGGCCGTGACGGCTGCCGCGTGCCGCTGCCGTGGACCGTCGGCGGTCTGTCCTTCGGCTTCGGCACGGGTGGCTCGCACTTGCTGCAGCCGAAGTGGTTCGGCGCGTACTCGGTCGAGGCGCAGCAGGACGATGTGGAGTCGACGCTGAGCCTGTACCGCAAGGCTCTCGCCGTACGGCGTGGGCTGCGCACCGGCAGCTCGCTCACCTGGATCGACGGCACCGACGACGTCCTGCACTTCGTCCGCTCGGGCGGCTGGCAGAGCGTCACGAACTTCGGCGCCGCCCCGGTCGAACTACCCGACGCCGCGGTCGTGCTGTCCAGCGGCCCGCTCGAAGGTGAGAAGCTGCCCAGCGCCACGACGGCCTGGCTGATCTAG
- a CDS encoding Nif3-like dinuclear metal center hexameric protein, whose product MTTLADVIAVLDRLYNPAWAESWDAVGLVTGDPEQEVRRILFAVDPMRGVIDEAIDGGFDLLVTHHPLLLRGVNSVAATTPKGRVIHDLIRAGVALHVCHTNADNANPGVSDALAAAIGLRDTRPLKAMPAEPMDKVVVFVPVAETQAMLDALAKAGAGQIGDYERAAWSGTGEGTFRPLAGANPAIGTVGDIEVVPENRIEMLLPRRKRRAVVEALVAAHSYEEPAYDIYEVAALPSERGGGRVGVLAEPLRLADFGQLVAESLPRTEHGVRVSGDLDRTIETVAVVGGAGDSEFDRVRAAGVDAYLTADLRHHPATEARAYGDPALVDVAHWASEWPWLATADRLLREGLAAQGSTVDTHISTLCTDAWTLRI is encoded by the coding sequence GTGACGACGCTTGCGGACGTGATCGCGGTTCTCGATCGGCTCTACAACCCCGCCTGGGCGGAATCCTGGGACGCGGTCGGCCTGGTGACCGGCGACCCGGAGCAGGAGGTACGGCGGATCCTGTTCGCCGTCGACCCGATGCGGGGCGTGATCGACGAGGCGATCGACGGCGGGTTCGATCTGCTCGTCACGCATCACCCGTTGCTGCTGCGCGGAGTGAACAGTGTGGCCGCGACGACGCCGAAGGGCCGCGTGATCCACGACCTGATCCGCGCGGGGGTCGCACTGCATGTCTGCCACACCAACGCCGACAATGCGAACCCCGGTGTCAGCGACGCTCTCGCCGCCGCGATCGGGCTGCGCGACACTCGGCCGCTGAAGGCGATGCCCGCCGAGCCGATGGACAAGGTCGTCGTGTTCGTCCCGGTCGCGGAGACGCAGGCGATGCTCGACGCGCTGGCGAAGGCCGGTGCGGGACAGATCGGCGACTACGAGCGGGCCGCGTGGAGCGGCACCGGCGAGGGGACCTTCCGGCCGCTCGCCGGCGCGAACCCGGCGATCGGGACCGTCGGCGACATCGAGGTCGTGCCGGAGAACCGGATCGAGATGCTCCTGCCGCGCCGCAAGCGCCGCGCGGTCGTCGAGGCACTCGTCGCGGCGCATTCGTACGAGGAACCGGCGTACGACATCTATGAGGTGGCCGCGTTGCCGAGTGAGCGTGGCGGCGGGCGGGTCGGCGTACTCGCGGAGCCGCTGAGGCTGGCCGATTTCGGACAGCTCGTCGCGGAGAGCCTGCCGCGGACCGAGCACGGAGTCCGCGTGTCCGGGGACCTGGATCGGACGATCGAGACCGTCGCGGTGGTCGGGGGAGCAGGGGACTCGGAGTTCGACCGGGTCCGCGCGGCAGGCGTGGACGCCTATCTGACCGCCGACCTTCGGCACCATCCCGCCACCGAGGCTCGCGCGTACGGCGATCCGGCTCTGGTCGACGTCGCGCACTGGGCGAGCGAGTGGCCGTGGCTGGCCACCGCCGACCGCCTCCTGCGCGAAGGACTGGCGGCTCAAGGCAGTACCGTGGACACTCACATCTCAACGCTCTGCACGGACGCATGGACCCTGCGAATCTGA
- a CDS encoding zinc ribbon domain-containing protein: MKEPTLNAEPAVQRRLLDLQDLDLQLDQVAHKRASLPEHQALKELTAEKSVVDRELVTADTEVSDLQREQKKADSDVEQVRQRKARNQQRIDSGQVTSPRDLENLQHEIGSLDRRISDLEDAELEVMEKLEAAEAVQIDLRTRAEAFAGRQAELETSRDAVLKELDEQRAEYGDKRSTVAAELPEQLLAQYQRLREHNGGIGAAPLVGKRCMGCRMELAPSDLNTIKSAAPDAVLRCDECGRILVRTSESAA; encoded by the coding sequence TTGAAGGAGCCGACTCTGAACGCCGAGCCCGCCGTCCAACGCCGGTTGCTGGACCTGCAGGATCTCGACCTGCAGCTGGATCAGGTCGCGCACAAGCGCGCGTCGTTGCCCGAGCACCAGGCGCTCAAGGAGCTGACCGCCGAGAAGTCCGTGGTCGACCGCGAACTGGTCACCGCCGACACCGAGGTCAGCGACCTGCAGCGTGAGCAGAAGAAGGCCGACAGCGATGTCGAGCAGGTCCGGCAGCGCAAGGCGCGCAACCAGCAGCGGATCGACTCCGGTCAGGTCACCTCGCCGCGCGACCTGGAGAACCTGCAGCACGAGATCGGTTCGCTCGACCGGCGGATCTCCGACCTGGAGGACGCCGAGCTCGAGGTGATGGAGAAGCTCGAGGCCGCGGAGGCGGTGCAGATCGACCTGCGCACCCGGGCCGAGGCGTTCGCCGGCCGGCAGGCCGAGCTGGAGACCAGCCGCGACGCCGTGCTCAAGGAGCTCGACGAGCAGCGCGCCGAGTACGGCGACAAGCGCTCCACGGTCGCGGCCGAGCTGCCTGAGCAGCTGCTCGCGCAGTACCAGCGGCTGCGGGAGCACAACGGCGGGATCGGCGCCGCGCCGCTGGTCGGCAAGCGCTGCATGGGGTGCCGGATGGAGCTCGCACCCTCCGACCTGAACACGATCAAGTCCGCCGCGCCGGACGCCGTACTGCGCTGTGACGAGTGCGGACGGATCCTCGTGCGGACGTCGGAGAGCGCCGCATGA
- a CDS encoding bifunctional RNase H/acid phosphatase produces the protein MSYDHVIVEADGGSRGNPGPAAYGALVRDPVTRKVIAQQGRTLGIATNNVAEYSGLVAGLELAAEYAPNASIEVRMDSKLVIEQMAGRWKIKHPDLQPLAIKAQGLAPFGTEWTWVPRAQNSAADALANNALDGIDIPLVPAPAGSSPAVAKDPSDLAKALQGWGPQAEPPTQLIFLRHGETPHTAEKRFSGSGGDNPGLSDTGRAQALAAAEYLARIGGVDALVVSPMRRTQETAAAVAAKLGLDPVVDENWREVAFGDWDGHTFAEIQQKWPDAMSAWLESTAVAPPGGESFDTCARRARSARDGLLAKYPGKTVVVVTHVTPIKLMVRSVLQAPMSALFRMELRPATLTEIHWYADGLASLRSFNVQPSLV, from the coding sequence ATGAGCTATGACCACGTGATCGTCGAGGCTGACGGTGGATCGCGCGGGAACCCGGGGCCGGCGGCGTACGGCGCTTTGGTGCGCGACCCGGTGACCCGGAAGGTGATCGCGCAGCAGGGCCGGACGCTCGGGATCGCCACCAACAACGTCGCGGAGTACTCCGGGCTGGTCGCGGGGCTCGAGCTTGCCGCGGAGTACGCGCCGAACGCCTCGATCGAGGTACGGATGGACTCCAAGCTGGTCATCGAGCAGATGGCCGGCCGCTGGAAGATCAAGCACCCGGACCTGCAGCCGCTGGCGATCAAGGCGCAAGGGCTGGCGCCGTTCGGAACCGAGTGGACCTGGGTGCCGCGGGCGCAGAACTCCGCCGCCGACGCGCTCGCGAACAACGCGCTCGACGGCATCGACATCCCGCTGGTCCCGGCGCCTGCCGGATCGTCGCCGGCGGTGGCGAAGGACCCGTCGGACCTCGCGAAGGCGTTGCAGGGCTGGGGTCCGCAGGCCGAGCCGCCGACGCAGCTGATCTTCCTGCGGCACGGCGAGACGCCGCACACCGCGGAGAAGCGCTTCTCCGGATCCGGTGGTGACAATCCCGGTCTGAGCGACACCGGCCGCGCGCAGGCGCTGGCGGCCGCCGAGTACCTGGCGCGGATCGGCGGCGTCGACGCGCTCGTCGTCTCGCCGATGCGCCGTACCCAGGAGACCGCTGCGGCGGTCGCGGCCAAGCTCGGGCTGGACCCGGTCGTGGACGAGAACTGGCGAGAGGTCGCGTTCGGCGACTGGGACGGGCACACGTTCGCGGAGATCCAGCAGAAGTGGCCTGACGCGATGAGCGCCTGGCTGGAGTCGACCGCGGTCGCGCCGCCCGGCGGTGAATCGTTCGACACCTGCGCCCGGCGGGCCCGCTCGGCGCGTGATGGTCTGCTGGCGAAGTATCCGGGCAAGACGGTCGTCGTGGTCACCCACGTGACGCCGATCAAGCTGATGGTCCGGTCGGTGCTCCAGGCCCCGATGTCCGCGCTGTTCCGGATGGAGTTGCGCCCGGCAACGCTCACCGAGATCCACTGGTACGCCGACGGACTCGCGTCCTTGCGCTCCTTCAATGTGCAGCCCTCGCTAGTCTGA
- a CDS encoding RNB domain-containing ribonuclease gives MPLQRVRFAEAVPEVFRASLQEIRREQEVPAEFPPEVTAAAVKASQNARLPELDRTDLEFVTIDPPDSMDLDQALFIERSGDGFTVYYAIADVAAFVQAGDPIDAEARRRGETLYAPDKRTPLHPPELSEGAASLLPDVVRPALLWTMTVDATGEGTGVTCERALVKSRAKLNYAGVQKDLDAGTASESLQLLREVGKLREQRELERGGVNLPIPDQEIVTSNHGWGLEFRAPLPVEGWNAQISLLTGMAAAQLMTKGRIGILRTLPESHDDLRRKLGNTAKALGIVWSDEATYAEFIHGLDPKVPAHAAMLAACTVLFRGAGYTAFDGQVPEQSGHAAMKAEYAHVTAPLRRLVDRWAGEICVALSAGVEVPAWVRESMDEIPKTMDDADRRAHAYERSIVSMVEAGLVADQVGAEFDGVITDVDDKENTRGIVALTKFAIEGRVTGAALPLGQQVRVKLVEADIAKRTVAFELVP, from the coding sequence ATGCCGTTGCAGAGGGTTCGTTTCGCCGAGGCCGTTCCGGAGGTCTTCCGGGCATCGTTGCAGGAGATCCGCCGGGAGCAGGAGGTGCCCGCGGAGTTCCCGCCTGAGGTGACAGCCGCGGCTGTGAAGGCTTCCCAGAACGCGCGGCTACCGGAGCTCGATCGGACCGATCTCGAGTTCGTGACGATCGATCCGCCGGACTCGATGGACCTCGACCAGGCGCTGTTCATCGAGCGGAGCGGTGACGGGTTCACCGTGTACTACGCGATCGCCGACGTGGCCGCGTTCGTGCAGGCCGGCGATCCGATCGACGCCGAGGCCCGGCGCCGCGGCGAGACGCTCTACGCCCCGGACAAGCGGACCCCGCTGCACCCGCCGGAGCTGTCCGAAGGTGCGGCCTCGCTGCTGCCCGACGTGGTGCGTCCCGCGCTGCTGTGGACGATGACCGTGGATGCGACCGGCGAGGGTACGGGCGTCACGTGCGAGCGGGCTCTGGTGAAGTCGCGCGCGAAGCTCAACTACGCCGGCGTACAGAAGGATCTGGACGCGGGTACGGCGTCGGAGTCGTTGCAGCTGTTGCGCGAGGTCGGGAAGCTCCGCGAGCAGCGCGAACTGGAACGCGGCGGCGTCAACCTCCCGATCCCGGACCAGGAGATCGTCACCTCCAACCACGGCTGGGGCCTGGAGTTCCGCGCGCCGCTGCCGGTCGAGGGCTGGAACGCGCAGATCTCGCTGCTCACAGGCATGGCGGCCGCGCAGTTGATGACGAAGGGCAGGATCGGCATCCTGCGCACGCTGCCCGAGTCGCACGACGACCTGCGGCGCAAGCTCGGCAACACCGCCAAGGCGCTCGGGATCGTCTGGTCGGACGAGGCGACGTACGCCGAGTTCATCCACGGGCTCGACCCGAAGGTGCCGGCGCACGCGGCGATGCTCGCGGCGTGCACGGTGCTGTTCCGCGGTGCCGGGTACACGGCGTTCGACGGCCAGGTGCCGGAGCAGTCGGGGCACGCGGCCATGAAGGCGGAGTACGCGCATGTCACCGCGCCGCTGCGGCGGTTGGTGGACCGGTGGGCGGGGGAGATCTGCGTCGCGCTGTCGGCGGGCGTCGAGGTGCCGGCCTGGGTGCGCGAGTCGATGGACGAGATCCCGAAGACCATGGACGACGCGGACCGGCGGGCGCACGCGTACGAGCGGTCGATCGTCAGCATGGTCGAGGCGGGCCTGGTCGCGGATCAGGTCGGCGCCGAGTTCGACGGCGTGATCACCGACGTGGACGACAAGGAGAACACGCGCGGCATCGTCGCGCTGACCAAGTTCGCGATCGAGGGCCGGGTCACCGGTGCGGCACTGCCGCTCGGTCAGCAGGTCAGGGTGAAGCTCGTCGAGGCCGACATCGCCAAGCGCACCGTCGCGTTCGAACTAGTCCCCTAG
- a CDS encoding TetR/AcrR family transcriptional regulator: MPSTKEVPSKDGPSAREQELLERAYAYSLTHGLADLSLRPLATAIGSSPRVLLFLFGSKDGLIRALLARGRADQLELLRQTEQLYDEPPGLTAIARELWTWLAAPERRPLMTFWVEAYGRSLVAPDGPWSDFARSTVDDWLELLRTSAPEQTEARRTAVLAMLRGALLDLLATGDLDRTTAALEDYLGD, from the coding sequence GTGCCGTCCACCAAGGAAGTGCCGTCCAAAGATGGCCCGTCCGCCCGCGAGCAAGAACTGCTCGAGCGCGCGTACGCCTACTCACTCACCCACGGGCTCGCCGACCTGTCGCTGCGACCGCTGGCGACCGCGATCGGCTCCAGCCCGCGCGTGCTGTTGTTCCTGTTCGGCAGCAAGGACGGCCTGATCCGCGCCCTGCTCGCCCGCGGCCGCGCCGACCAGCTCGAACTGCTCCGTCAGACCGAGCAGCTGTACGACGAGCCGCCCGGCCTGACGGCGATCGCGCGGGAACTGTGGACCTGGCTGGCTGCTCCGGAACGCCGGCCGCTGATGACGTTCTGGGTCGAGGCGTACGGGCGCTCGCTCGTCGCGCCGGACGGCCCGTGGTCGGACTTCGCGCGCTCGACCGTCGACGACTGGCTCGAGCTGCTCAGGACGAGCGCGCCCGAGCAGACGGAGGCACGACGTACCGCCGTACTGGCGATGCTTCGCGGCGCCCTGCTCGATCTGCTCGCGACCGGCGACCTGGACCGAACGACCGCCGCCCTCGAGGACTATCTAGGGGACTAG
- a CDS encoding GNAT family N-acetyltransferase, producing MTKLIRKLGQPGDLGWVVQSHAEVYAAEYGWGPSYETLIAEIVSAYASDHDDEREAAWIAEVDGERAGSIFCVRGPDETTAQLRLLLVTPAARGLRLGGELVDTCLAFARSAGYKRMVLWTNDPLVAARHVYLARGFRLTGSEVHEMWGDNLVGQTYELDLQDLQAGAPGAAVL from the coding sequence ATGACGAAACTGATCAGGAAGCTGGGACAGCCTGGAGACCTCGGCTGGGTCGTGCAGTCGCATGCGGAGGTGTATGCGGCGGAGTACGGCTGGGGTCCGTCGTACGAGACGTTGATCGCGGAGATCGTGTCGGCGTACGCGTCCGACCACGACGACGAGCGCGAGGCCGCGTGGATCGCCGAGGTGGACGGGGAACGGGCCGGCAGCATCTTCTGCGTGCGCGGGCCGGACGAGACGACCGCGCAGTTGCGGTTGCTGCTGGTGACACCGGCGGCGCGGGGCCTCCGGCTCGGCGGCGAGTTGGTCGACACGTGTTTGGCGTTCGCCCGCTCAGCTGGTTACAAGCGAATGGTGCTGTGGACGAACGATCCGCTCGTCGCGGCGCGGCACGTCTATCTGGCGCGCGGGTTCCGCCTCACCGGCTCCGAAGTGCATGAGATGTGGGGCGACAACCTCGTGGGTCAGACGTACGAGCTGGATCTTCAGGATTTACAGGCCGGTGCGCCGGGCGCGGCGGTCTTGTAG